The proteins below come from a single Jaculus jaculus isolate mJacJac1 chromosome X, mJacJac1.mat.Y.cur, whole genome shotgun sequence genomic window:
- the LOC101599052 gene encoding extracellular matrix protein 2-like produces MKGALLPFLTLWMSFEGAFAEQSLRLSAPTAPPVPLALPTLRLPLSPSRSSNGPDNPHRPEDEQLDGPQGWAWLTPKEQVHQAPDWKVPTRMGLALRKEPPPVTSGQAKGLVKWQGTPQAQPKAMAVLEAGAGKPKEKQLILLKAGMAPGTPKGALATEEGQRRKAGGRKTMRRGPKPRRLSKETCRPSRPGAWHQQEDQSRGWGSRSSTSQAAGCVWKRPGSGRGPGPRVTSLSSREQAVPSLPASCLLTQAAIACGNANMKHIPALVEPGLTSLYLAENEIAKLPAHAFLGLPNLEWLDLSKNKLDTRGLHPHAFKNLTQLKRLNLDGNSLSTVPALPTSLQELKLNDNLLQGLQRSSFQGLSNLLTLEVEGNQLHDGNISPLAFQSLSSLLYLRLGQNRLRTIPPGLPASLQELHLGNNLLEEVTENVLDRSHGLTVLVLSHNQLQEDRLAPRAWIDLPKLETLDLSHNQLVHVPSFLPRGLRHLTLHHNLIERIPGYVFAHMKPGLEFLHLSYNRLRTEGVHTVSFLGLHTSLAELLLDHNQLQAIPPGLLGLKGLRVLRLSHNKIRQVPLNSICDTRVAQDSNLIATYLDNNLIDLRGIPSTAFSCIRTYHSVVLKPQQGEEGS; encoded by the exons ATGAAGGGTGCGCTGCTCCCATTCCTGACTCTTTGGATGAGCTTTGAAGGGGCCTTTGCTGAGCAGAGCCTGAGGCTGAGCGCACCTACGGCCCCGCCAGTGCCACTGGCTTTGCCCACCCTGCGGCTTCCGCTCAGCCCCTCTAGGTCTTCCAACG GGCCCGACAACCCACACAGACCTGAAGATGAGCAGCTGGATGGGCCGCAAGGCTGGGCTTGGCTCACCCCCAAGGAGCAAGTCCACCAAGCTCCTGACTGGAAGGTACCTACTCGGATGGGCCTGGCCCTGAGGAAGGAACCACCCCCGGTGACCTCAGGACAAGCAAAGGGTCTGGTCAAGTGGCAGGGCACCCCGCAGGCTCAGCCCAAGGCCATGGCTGTCCTGGAGGCTGGAGCAGGGAAGCCCAAGGAGAAGCAGCTCATACTCCTGAAGGCTGGCATGGCTCCTGGAACCCCAAAAGGAGCATTGGCCACAGAGGAGGGCcagagaaggaaggcaggaggtCGGAAAACCATGAGAAGGGGCCCGAAGCCCAGAAGGCTGAGCAAAG AGACCTGCCGTCCATCTCGGCCGGGAGCCTGGCACCAACAGGAGGATCAAAGCAGAGGCTGGGGCAGTCGGAGCAGCACCTCACAGGCTGCGGGCTGTGTGTGGAAGAGGCCAGGAAGCGGGAGAGGGCCGGGGCCCAGGGTAACAAGCCTGAGCTCCAGAGAGCAGGCCGTTCCCTCCCTGCCAGCCTCGTGCCTCCTAACACAGGCAGCTATTGCCTGTGGCAATGCCAACATGAAGCATATCCCTGCTCTGGTGGAGCCTGGCCTGACCTCACTCTACCTAGCAG AAAATGAAATTGCCAAGCTCCCGGCCCATGCGTTCCTGGGGCTCCCCAACCTGGAGTGGCTGGATCTGAGCAAGAACAAACTGGACACCCGAGGCCTGCACCCTCATGCCTTCAAG AACTTGACACAGCTGAAGCGCCTCAATCTGGATGGAAATTCACTGTCCACAGTGCCAGCCTTACCCACTTCCTTACAGGAGCTCAAACTCAATGACAACCTCCTACAGGGCCTGCAGCGTAGCAGCTTCCAGG GGCTCAGCAACCTGCTGACACTGGAGGTGGAAGGGAACCAGTTGCATGATGGGAACATCTCCCCGCTGGCTTTCCAGTCCCTGAGCAGCCTGCTCTACCTGAGGCTGGGCCAGAACCGGCTGAGGACCATTCCACCCGGCCTGCCAGCCTCCCTGCAG GAGCTGCACCTGGGGAAcaacctgctggaggaagtgacaGAGAATGTGCTGGACAGGAGCCATGGCCTCAccgtgctggtgctcagccacaACCAGCTACAGGAGGACCGACTGGCACCCCGGGCGTGGATCGACCTCCC aaagctggaaactcTTGACCTGTCCCACAACCAGCTGGTCCAcgtcccctccttcctgccccggGGCCTGAGGCACCTGACACTGCATCACAACCTCATTGAGCGCATCCCGGGCTATGTGtttgcccacatgaagccaggccTGGAGTTCCTGCATCTGTCCTACAACAGGCTGCGCACAGAGGGCGTGCACACAGTGTCCTTCCTCGGCCTGCACACCTCCCTGGCAGAGCTGTTGCTGGATCACAACCAGCTACAGGCCATCCCACCTGGCCTCCTGGGGCTCAAGGGTCTTCGGGTGCTGCGCCTCAGCCACAACAAGATCAG ACAGGTGCCCCTGAATTCCATCTGCGACACACGTGTGGCCCAGGATTCCAACCTTATTGCCACATACCTGGACAACAATCTCATTGATCTTCGTGGCATCCCATCCACGGCTTTCTCCTGCATCCGGACCTACCACAGCGTGGTCCTTAAACCCCAGCAAGGAGAGGAGGGCTCatag